Proteins co-encoded in one Halorussus vallis genomic window:
- the trpD gene encoding anthranilate phosphoribosyltransferase produces the protein MQEHIERVSDGRNLSLESARDAATAVFEDATEAQIGALLAALRAKGETETEIAGFAQGMRDAARTIDPDRAPLVDTCGTGGDDYDTINVSTTSAIVASGAGVPVAKHGNYSVSSSSGSADVLEELGVEVDAEPPAVETAIEEDGIGFMLAPVFHPAMKAVIGPRKELGMRTVFNVLGPLTNPAGADAQIVGVYDPDLVPVLARALAHMPVENALVVHGSGMDEITVHDETAVAEVRGDDVEEYVIAPEDLGVGRHDIADVAGGTPAENAKDLRGIVGGDVRGAKRDIILANAGAAVYVAGEADSLEDGAERAAKAIDDGLAADRLAELRRTVTA, from the coding sequence ATGCAGGAACACATCGAACGCGTCTCCGACGGACGAAACCTCTCGCTCGAATCGGCCCGAGACGCCGCCACGGCCGTCTTCGAGGACGCAACCGAGGCCCAGATCGGCGCACTGCTCGCCGCCCTCCGCGCGAAGGGCGAGACCGAAACCGAAATCGCGGGCTTTGCGCAGGGGATGCGCGACGCCGCACGGACCATCGACCCGGACCGCGCGCCCCTGGTCGACACCTGCGGCACCGGCGGCGACGACTACGACACCATCAACGTCTCGACGACCAGCGCCATCGTCGCCAGCGGCGCGGGCGTCCCGGTCGCCAAGCACGGCAACTACTCGGTGTCGTCCTCCTCGGGGAGCGCCGACGTGCTCGAGGAACTCGGCGTCGAGGTCGACGCCGAACCGCCGGCGGTCGAAACCGCCATCGAGGAGGACGGCATCGGCTTCATGCTCGCGCCCGTCTTCCACCCCGCGATGAAGGCGGTCATCGGTCCCCGGAAGGAACTCGGCATGCGGACCGTGTTCAACGTCCTCGGCCCGCTGACGAACCCGGCGGGCGCCGACGCCCAGATCGTCGGCGTCTACGACCCCGACCTCGTGCCCGTCCTCGCCCGGGCGCTCGCCCACATGCCGGTCGAGAACGCGCTGGTCGTCCACGGCTCCGGCATGGACGAGATCACCGTCCACGACGAAACCGCCGTCGCGGAAGTGCGCGGCGACGACGTCGAAGAGTACGTCATCGCGCCCGAGGACCTCGGCGTCGGTCGCCACGACATTGCCGACGTGGCGGGCGGGACGCCCGCGGAGAACGCGAAGGACCTCCGGGGCATCGTCGGGGGCGACGTCCGCGGCGCGAAGCGCGACATCATCCTCGCCAACGCCGGCGCGGCCGTCTACGTCGCCGGGGAGGCCGACTCCCTCGAAGACGGCGCCGAGCGCGCGGCGAAGGCCATCGACGACGGCTTGGCCGC
- a CDS encoding DUF835 domain-containing protein, protein MERSAPSGDRPVGPGAPTGGDGTTSDGSTGGRGAFTGERLATPGVQSLVRTPSGADPLSALPERAYDNLLVVATRDHPNKIEHRLERAGLDGAGVGVVPAIPAATEYRGDLWTTDPVRPDDLTGIGMRFSDAVRHVEEDAGWVFVDSLGVLLMYADDDRVCRFFQTLVGRVRARGARGVYCVDPAAVADETYERLRGLCDAECELA, encoded by the coding sequence ATGGAGCGGTCGGCACCCTCGGGTGACCGACCCGTCGGACCGGGTGCGCCGACGGGCGGTGACGGGACGACGAGCGACGGGTCGACGGGCGGGCGCGGGGCGTTCACGGGCGAACGCCTCGCGACGCCGGGCGTCCAGTCGCTCGTCCGAACTCCCTCGGGCGCCGACCCGCTGTCGGCGCTCCCCGAGCGTGCCTACGACAACCTCCTCGTGGTCGCGACGCGCGACCATCCGAACAAGATAGAACATCGCCTCGAACGGGCGGGCCTGGACGGCGCCGGCGTCGGCGTCGTGCCGGCGATTCCCGCAGCGACGGAGTATCGGGGCGACCTCTGGACGACCGATCCGGTCCGACCCGACGACCTGACCGGCATCGGAATGCGGTTCTCGGACGCCGTGCGCCACGTCGAGGAGGACGCCGGCTGGGTCTTCGTGGACTCGCTGGGGGTCCTCCTGATGTACGCCGACGACGACCGGGTGTGTCGCTTCTTTCAGACGCTCGTCGGCCGCGTCCGGGCGCGAGGTGCCCGCGGCGTCTACTGCGTCGACCCCGCGGCGGTCGCAGACGAAACCTACGAGCGACTGCGGGGACTCTGCGACGCCGAGTGCGAACTCGCGTAG